From one Candidatus Bathyanammoxibius amoris genomic stretch:
- a CDS encoding thiamine pyrophosphate-dependent enzyme — protein sequence MRITQAVNVIMGLLGNELMVTANGRISREAFTLNDRAENFYMVGSMGLASAIGLGIALNRPERRVIILDGDGNLLMALGILGQIAALSPKNLIHIVLDNEVYSSTGGQPTISSQVCLEDIAKSSGYPKVVKVTEPETLETTLKECLKTHGPSLILAKIEDDNMPEGLGRVAHSPVETKERFMDSINGEVRS from the coding sequence ATGAGAATAACTCAGGCCGTTAACGTAATTATGGGGCTCCTAGGAAACGAACTGATGGTAACCGCGAACGGCAGGATATCCCGTGAGGCATTCACCCTCAACGACAGGGCCGAAAATTTCTACATGGTCGGCTCCATGGGGCTGGCCTCTGCGATTGGCCTGGGTATCGCCCTGAACAGGCCGGAACGCAGGGTGATAATATTAGACGGTGACGGCAACCTGCTTATGGCTCTGGGTATCTTGGGCCAGATAGCCGCGTTATCACCCAAAAACCTGATACATATAGTATTGGATAACGAGGTATATAGTTCCACCGGCGGCCAGCCCACAATCTCCTCACAGGTCTGCCTGGAGGATATAGCAAAATCGTCTGGATATCCGAAGGTGGTAAAAGTAACGGAGCCGGAAACACTTGAGACTACATTAAAGGAATGCCTAAAGACCCACGGCCCGTCCCTTATTCTTGCCAAAATAGAGGACGATAACATGCCCGAAGGTCTGGGCAGAGTGGCGCACAGCCCGGTAGAGACAAAGGAAAGATTTATGGACAGTATAAACGGGGAAGTGCGAAGTTGA
- a CDS encoding thiamine pyrophosphate-binding protein, which yields MLHSKEFVSILRDAGYDFFTGVPCSLISDVILSLESDPGVPYIPAVREDVAVGLAAGAYLGGKTPCVLMQNSGLGQCLGSLASLNLIYKIPSLLIVTWRGHGGRDAPEHEVTGKATTKFLDSIKLPYKRLTHENAEKTVSWSHRVISQKKVPAAILIPRGILK from the coding sequence TTGTTGCATTCAAAGGAATTTGTCAGTATCTTACGGGACGCGGGTTATGACTTTTTTACGGGGGTGCCATGTTCTCTCATCAGTGATGTAATTCTCTCCCTTGAAAGCGACCCCGGCGTTCCATATATCCCCGCAGTAAGGGAGGACGTCGCGGTCGGCCTGGCCGCAGGGGCGTATCTGGGAGGAAAAACACCTTGCGTGCTTATGCAGAATTCGGGGCTCGGACAGTGTCTGGGCTCCCTGGCATCCCTTAACCTCATTTACAAGATTCCGTCTCTGCTCATAGTAACCTGGCGGGGGCACGGCGGCCGTGATGCCCCGGAACATGAGGTGACGGGAAAGGCCACAACAAAGTTCTTAGACTCCATTAAACTGCCTTACAAGAGACTTACCCACGAGAATGCGGAAAAAACCGTGAGCTGGTCTCACCGGGTAATTTCGCAAAAGAAGGTCCCTGCAGCTATACTCATTCCCAGGGGCATCTTGAAATGA